A portion of the Flavobacterium magnum genome contains these proteins:
- a CDS encoding choice-of-anchor D domain-containing protein gives MKKTTLLMGRLTLLACLLFTALSFAQSQTFTTTGSFTVPAGVTSIRVEAWGAGGAGGGATGAPSAGGGGAGGAYVRNNAVNVIPGNTYTVTVGTGGVGSTGNGGAGGSSWFGSTLTILAVGGSGGNAAIVNSNTAAGATAPIMGNVGGTTNFYGGNGGTGVAGGTSGGGGGASAGTGSNGSAAVGVTGGVAVTGGTAGANGSATSGDGAAAGGYGAGGAGGRTGTTTDRAGGSGSAGRVVITWVCSTYSLTSSTLPANTCQGSAATVTLNGAAANLPTGTYTVTYNLSGSNTATGNTASMTVTVAGTGSFNTSALANSGATTVTITNLASGGTSPNNCSSSISTNNTASTTVITTPAQPSTITGNNSPCIGSSQSYSVTGVGGVTYSWTFPSGWTQTAGGTTNSVTVTVGSGTGNVQVTPSNSCGSGTARTLAVSPTTTPAQPAAITGNATPCIGATLVSYAVTNVAGVTYNWTLPSGWTQTGGTNTNSITVTVGAGSGNISVTATNSCGTSTARTLAVTPSTAPAQPSVITGATNVCETTIQNYSVTAVSGVTYNWTFPSGWTQTAGGTTNSVTVTAGSGSGNITVTPSISCGSGTPRTLAVTATAMPTVLTTTPGSRVGTGSVTLGATASTGTISWFAAATGGAALGTGTSFATPDIVTSTTFYIEVSNGGCVTSPRTGILATVNAPEIAVSGNGFNIADEDTTPETTDNTDFGTVNVLISSTKTYTIQNIGTLPLTIGTFTIAGANASEFVLMTSPATNLAAGASTTFSVKFTPTAAGVRNATLSFVTNDSDENPFNFYIRGTGGTGVSPEINIQGLGVTIADGAARGAAADGTLFTTTTIGNSTTRTFTIQNLGTGPLTLSGGPSYVSVTGSGFFTVITQPSGTIAAGGSTTFQIRYTPTNTGSAVAIVTINNSDDDEGVFDFVIEGNGVISGRDIGIEGNEVAISDGATTSSIANQTDFGITDLSTVIAIPFNVYSYGTSSLAISSTAITAGSGFTISSLSGTVNSGSPASFVVTFTPSSVGSFSATVTVTSNANSPSSKATFTFVVTAQVQNTTALTNGPGGVTSNLKFWLKANSEIGTVNDNDNLSIWNDQTTGSTKDAIAKFSREPKFRNNTADNVNFNPVIKFNGASTLYGNQGFNNQDMFIVLKPKNNITSSTSAQDIYCGDDIAINKNSQDVTGFEMGNTSTRYGANPDIVAYNQGASSSYGIAEYNATKIYSGVNMFNPRRNTATGRMMLLCNGSTLSTTEYLTGTNYQPYKDIVNSRYWLGRSEYFDASYEGDILEIINYSSLNSNADKSKIESYLAIKYGITLGVNGVSQDYVDSDGTTIYPSANGFNYNIAGIGRDDKSQLNQKQSRTENTSSDVTMGLTTIEAKNSDNTATFDNDKNFLIWGSNNGTLGAQAPILVNMSAGVAGLTTQVDFVSIGRTWKVIENGGDVKTVTVSVPSTLLTSTITPPGDFLMFISSSPIFSPTAEYRVMRANGSKLETTYDFNGTTYITFGYAPERTFVRSISFDGVDDYMDAGNVLNLNNTNFTVSAWIKRNASNRTILSKRNNTFTTGYELSINSGGFAEMSWMNGTKQTITSSVVIPTGKWHNIGVTFDGTNARMYIDGVLDTTEALLPVPANTQSFIIAAADGTNTTSFFNGTIDEVRVWGTALTAAQLRYVMNQELREHSDSTVNGSIVPQTVTLNEVKSIPWSSVKAYYPMSTYTYTNAKDMSDNDYTAAIKNLITVDYQTAPLPYVSNADGDWTTDTTWKNSDVQDNPYSFSIVDGTTRIGWNIVQTSHNITTSTNKVVLELDMLSNKLTADNDIKIEVTHYLSLDGKIDLVGKSQLVQPFGSDLDPTSSGAIERDQQGQSNMYNYNYWSSPVSALSTTANNLGYTITDVIRDGSDPDNIKNINWVSDQSVTASDPISISDAWIFKFQNVGNAYANWGYIGSTGTLLPGEGFTMKGSAAATPTQNYTFTGKPNNGAITLPIGAGFLNLCGNPYASALDSQQFINDNLDSIDGTLYLWEHYSTNNTHVYSDYQGGYAALTNVGGTPPVAAPGISGLGSSSRIPKRFIPVGQGFFVVGNSTGGSIKFNNNQRLFVKETSGSSNIMFRNANQTNSASDSNGSGNQDDSYLVTGFAKIRLGFTSATNYHRQLLLGFMNEYATSAIDPGYDAVMFDQLADDMYFLNGETRLIIQGEGFFNEANIYPLGVKAGIDGNVQFNIDEMINFEDDQDVYIYDDEDQSYHDIKAGTYDVVLPQGTYESRFSLRFVSSTLGIENQQPNGPAISFTNNNNSINIQNNEHRFTVNSVALFNVLGQSLETWEMDGNSDALLQIPVKNHAAGTYIVKINTSAGSFSRKIVMK, from the coding sequence ATGAAAAAAACTACCCTACTAATGGGCAGGCTAACCCTACTAGCCTGCTTGCTCTTTACTGCCCTAAGTTTTGCGCAATCGCAAACATTTACAACAACAGGATCATTTACCGTGCCGGCAGGCGTAACAAGCATTCGGGTTGAAGCCTGGGGTGCCGGTGGCGCGGGCGGCGGGGCTACCGGCGCACCTTCTGCCGGTGGTGGCGGAGCCGGTGGCGCTTATGTCAGGAACAATGCCGTCAACGTTATTCCCGGTAACACCTACACGGTTACGGTAGGTACCGGCGGCGTCGGTTCTACAGGTAACGGTGGCGCGGGTGGATCTTCGTGGTTTGGCTCCACTCTGACGATATTGGCAGTGGGTGGCAGCGGCGGAAATGCAGCCATCGTAAACAGCAATACAGCAGCAGGTGCGACGGCTCCTATAATGGGCAACGTCGGTGGCACCACTAATTTTTATGGCGGAAATGGTGGCACCGGAGTTGCCGGAGGTACTTCTGGAGGAGGTGGTGGTGCCAGTGCAGGTACAGGTTCCAATGGATCCGCTGCCGTAGGCGTCACCGGTGGAGTTGCAGTCACAGGCGGTACTGCCGGGGCTAACGGCTCAGCAACCAGCGGAGACGGAGCTGCTGCCGGTGGCTATGGTGCTGGAGGTGCAGGCGGGCGCACAGGAACCACTACTGACAGGGCCGGTGGAAGTGGATCAGCAGGAAGGGTAGTTATTACATGGGTATGCTCCACTTACAGCCTGACTTCCAGTACGCTGCCCGCAAATACCTGTCAGGGAAGTGCCGCAACAGTCACTTTAAACGGCGCTGCAGCAAACCTTCCTACAGGCACTTACACCGTGACATATAACCTATCAGGAAGCAATACTGCAACGGGCAACACTGCTTCAATGACGGTGACCGTAGCCGGGACCGGGTCTTTCAACACCAGTGCACTGGCAAATAGCGGCGCGACTACCGTAACAATAACAAATCTTGCAAGCGGCGGCACATCGCCAAATAATTGCAGCTCATCAATAAGTACAAATAACACTGCCTCGACGACCGTAATCACCACGCCGGCGCAGCCCTCAACGATCACAGGAAACAACTCCCCATGTATCGGAAGCTCACAATCTTACTCTGTGACCGGTGTTGGAGGTGTAACGTACAGCTGGACTTTTCCTTCCGGCTGGACGCAAACCGCAGGAGGAACTACAAATTCGGTTACCGTAACGGTAGGATCTGGCACGGGCAACGTACAGGTTACACCATCAAACAGTTGTGGTTCAGGAACCGCCAGAACATTGGCCGTGAGTCCTACTACAACGCCGGCACAGCCTGCTGCGATAACGGGTAATGCTACACCATGTATTGGCGCGACTTTGGTATCATATGCAGTAACAAACGTAGCCGGCGTAACATACAACTGGACATTGCCGTCAGGATGGACACAAACCGGCGGTACAAACACCAACTCGATTACCGTGACCGTTGGAGCGGGATCCGGAAATATCAGCGTAACAGCGACAAACAGCTGCGGCACATCGACCGCGCGCACGCTTGCCGTAACACCATCAACTGCGCCGGCCCAGCCAAGCGTTATTACGGGGGCTACCAATGTGTGTGAGACTACGATCCAGAACTATAGCGTCACAGCGGTATCGGGGGTAACATACAACTGGACTTTCCCTTCAGGCTGGACACAAACCGCGGGAGGAACAACCAATTCCGTTACGGTAACTGCCGGAAGCGGTTCGGGTAACATCACCGTCACGCCTTCCATATCTTGCGGAAGCGGTACACCGAGAACCCTTGCTGTAACGGCCACCGCCATGCCGACCGTGCTCACGACGACTCCGGGCTCACGGGTCGGAACGGGATCGGTGACCTTAGGCGCCACGGCATCAACCGGAACGATTTCATGGTTTGCTGCAGCGACCGGAGGTGCCGCTTTGGGAACAGGCACGTCATTTGCGACGCCGGATATCGTCACCTCTACCACATTCTACATTGAAGTTTCTAACGGAGGCTGCGTCACCTCGCCAAGGACAGGTATATTGGCGACAGTGAATGCACCGGAGATTGCCGTATCAGGTAATGGATTTAACATCGCCGATGAAGATACGACGCCGGAAACTACAGACAATACCGATTTCGGCACTGTGAACGTGCTGATCTCGTCAACCAAAACCTATACGATACAGAATATCGGAACCTTGCCACTGACAATTGGAACATTTACGATCGCCGGTGCCAATGCCTCTGAATTCGTATTGATGACTTCACCAGCCACTAACCTGGCTGCCGGCGCAAGTACGACTTTTTCCGTAAAATTTACGCCAACAGCCGCCGGGGTTAGGAATGCCACTTTGTCTTTTGTGACAAATGACTCGGATGAGAACCCGTTTAATTTCTACATAAGGGGAACCGGCGGAACTGGTGTAAGCCCTGAAATTAATATACAGGGCCTCGGCGTTACCATTGCTGATGGTGCCGCCCGTGGCGCAGCTGCTGACGGTACGCTATTCACAACTACTACCATTGGCAATTCAACGACACGTACATTTACAATACAGAATTTAGGGACGGGGCCATTGACTTTATCCGGCGGACCCAGCTATGTTTCAGTAACCGGAAGCGGATTCTTCACTGTCATCACCCAGCCAAGCGGCACCATAGCAGCGGGCGGAAGCACCACCTTCCAGATCCGTTATACGCCAACAAATACAGGAAGTGCCGTGGCCATCGTCACCATCAACAACAGCGACGACGACGAGGGTGTTTTCGATTTTGTAATCGAAGGAAACGGTGTAATCTCCGGCCGTGATATCGGTATCGAAGGCAATGAGGTGGCCATTTCAGACGGTGCTACCACATCGAGCATTGCCAACCAGACCGACTTCGGTATCACAGATCTTTCTACAGTGATCGCGATTCCATTCAACGTGTATTCTTACGGCACATCCAGTTTAGCCATTTCGTCGACAGCAATCACTGCAGGGTCAGGATTTACGATTTCGTCCTTGTCAGGCACAGTCAACTCGGGCTCTCCGGCTTCATTCGTGGTTACTTTCACGCCGTCATCTGTAGGATCATTCTCTGCTACAGTCACTGTGACCAGCAACGCCAACAGCCCGTCATCAAAAGCGACATTTACATTTGTGGTTACGGCTCAGGTACAGAATACGACAGCACTCACCAACGGACCCGGAGGTGTGACCAGCAACCTCAAATTCTGGCTCAAGGCCAATAGTGAGATTGGTACTGTAAATGACAACGACAACCTCAGCATCTGGAATGACCAGACCACAGGAAGCACGAAAGATGCTATTGCAAAATTTTCGAGAGAACCTAAATTCAGGAACAATACCGCTGACAACGTAAACTTCAATCCGGTCATCAAATTCAACGGTGCCAGTACGTTATATGGCAACCAGGGATTCAACAACCAGGATATGTTCATCGTTTTAAAGCCTAAAAACAACATTACGTCGTCTACCAGCGCTCAGGATATCTATTGTGGGGACGACATCGCAATCAATAAGAACAGCCAGGATGTTACCGGGTTTGAGATGGGCAACACCTCTACGCGATATGGTGCCAACCCGGATATCGTAGCCTACAACCAGGGGGCATCAAGCAGCTACGGAATCGCCGAATACAATGCTACGAAAATCTATTCGGGCGTAAACATGTTTAACCCGAGAAGGAACACAGCAACGGGCAGGATGATGCTGTTGTGCAACGGCTCGACACTAAGCACTACCGAATACCTTACAGGTACCAATTACCAGCCTTATAAAGACATTGTCAACTCCAGATACTGGTTGGGCCGCAGTGAATATTTTGATGCCAGCTACGAAGGCGATATCCTTGAAATCATCAACTACAGCAGCCTGAATTCGAATGCAGACAAGAGCAAGATCGAGTCTTACCTTGCCATCAAGTACGGCATCACTTTAGGTGTCAATGGTGTGAGCCAGGACTATGTAGATTCTGATGGCACGACAATCTATCCGTCGGCAAACGGTTTTAACTACAACATCGCCGGAATCGGAAGGGATGATAAATCACAACTGAATCAAAAACAATCGCGTACCGAAAATACTTCGAGTGACGTGACCATGGGCCTCACAACCATTGAAGCCAAAAATTCAGACAATACCGCTACTTTCGACAACGACAAGAACTTCCTGATCTGGGGAAGCAACAATGGCACACTGGGCGCACAGGCCCCGATTCTCGTTAACATGAGTGCCGGAGTGGCCGGGCTGACCACACAGGTTGATTTCGTCTCCATCGGCAGGACATGGAAAGTGATTGAAAATGGCGGCGACGTGAAAACCGTAACCGTATCGGTCCCTTCTACCCTGCTGACTTCGACAATCACTCCGCCGGGCGACTTTTTAATGTTCATTTCGAGCAGCCCGATTTTCAGCCCTACGGCAGAATACAGGGTGATGCGCGCCAATGGCTCCAAATTGGAAACCACTTACGATTTTAACGGTACCACATACATCACTTTCGGCTACGCCCCGGAACGCACCTTTGTCAGGTCTATTTCATTTGACGGTGTCGACGACTACATGGATGCCGGAAATGTACTGAACCTGAACAACACCAATTTCACCGTTTCCGCGTGGATAAAAAGGAATGCGTCAAACCGCACCATTCTCTCCAAAAGGAACAACACGTTCACGACAGGATACGAATTGTCTATCAACAGCGGTGGTTTTGCCGAAATGAGCTGGATGAACGGCACAAAGCAGACCATCACTTCCTCAGTAGTCATCCCTACCGGGAAATGGCACAACATCGGGGTTACATTTGACGGCACCAATGCACGCATGTACATCGATGGTGTACTCGATACCACCGAAGCTTTGCTACCGGTTCCCGCCAATACACAATCGTTTATTATCGCTGCCGCAGATGGCACAAACACCACATCGTTCTTCAACGGCACCATTGACGAAGTCAGGGTATGGGGCACTGCGCTCACCGCGGCACAGCTGCGTTACGTGATGAACCAGGAACTGCGCGAGCACAGCGACAGCACAGTGAACGGAAGCATCGTCCCGCAGACAGTCACGCTGAATGAGGTGAAAAGCATTCCATGGTCGAGCGTAAAAGCGTACTACCCAATGTCCACTTATACGTATACCAATGCCAAGGATATGTCTGACAACGACTACACCGCAGCCATCAAAAACCTCATCACGGTAGATTACCAGACCGCACCGCTGCCTTATGTCTCAAATGCTGACGGCGACTGGACCACGGATACTACCTGGAAAAACAGCGATGTCCAGGACAATCCTTACAGCTTCTCTATTGTTGACGGCACCACAAGGATTGGCTGGAATATTGTGCAGACCAGTCATAACATTACGACAAGCACAAACAAAGTCGTGTTGGAACTCGACATGTTGAGCAACAAACTGACTGCCGACAATGACATTAAGATTGAAGTGACCCATTACCTGAGCCTTGACGGAAAGATTGACCTTGTCGGCAAATCGCAACTGGTGCAGCCTTTCGGAAGCGATCTCGATCCTACCAGTTCAGGTGCTATAGAGCGTGACCAGCAGGGCCAGTCTAACATGTACAATTACAATTACTGGTCTTCGCCAGTGAGCGCACTGAGCACGACCGCAAACAACCTTGGCTATACTATAACTGACGTCATCAGGGACGGTTCCGATCCGGACAACATCAAGAACATCAACTGGGTGTCAGACCAGAGCGTTACCGCATCCGATCCGATATCGATTTCCGATGCGTGGATTTTCAAGTTCCAAAACGTGGGTAACGCCTATGCCAACTGGGGTTATATCGGGTCCACCGGCACATTGCTTCCCGGAGAAGGCTTCACCATGAAAGGATCTGCGGCAGCGACCCCGACGCAGAATTACACCTTCACCGGAAAACCAAACAATGGCGCCATTACGCTGCCTATCGGCGCGGGATTCCTCAATTTGTGTGGCAATCCGTATGCTTCGGCCCTGGATTCGCAACAGTTCATCAACGACAACTTAGATTCGATTGACGGGACTTTGTATCTGTGGGAACACTATTCGACCAACAATACCCACGTTTACTCGGACTACCAGGGTGGCTACGCCGCACTGACCAATGTGGGTGGAACGCCTCCGGTGGCAGCGCCCGGCATCAGCGGACTCGGTTCGAGCAGCCGCATCCCAAAAAGGTTCATTCCCGTAGGACAGGGATTCTTCGTGGTCGGTAACAGCACCGGCGGATCAATTAAGTTCAACAACAACCAGCGCCTTTTTGTAAAGGAAACCAGTGGCTCATCTAACATCATGTTCAGGAATGCCAACCAAACCAATTCGGCTTCCGACAGCAACGGTTCAGGAAACCAGGACGACAGTTATCTCGTTACGGGATTTGCGAAAATTCGTTTGGGCTTTACCTCGGCCACAAATTACCACAGGCAGCTGCTGCTTGGGTTTATGAACGAATATGCTACCAGTGCGATTGATCCGGGTTATGACGCGGTGATGTTCGACCAATTGGCAGACGATATGTACTTCCTCAACGGAGAAACCAGGCTGATCATCCAGGGAGAAGGGTTCTTTAACGAAGCCAATATTTATCCGCTGGGCGTGAAGGCCGGTATTGACGGAAACGTGCAATTCAACATAGACGAAATGATTAACTTCGAGGACGACCAGGATGTGTACATCTACGATGACGAAGACCAGTCCTACCACGACATCAAAGCCGGAACGTATGATGTGGTCTTACCACAGGGCACGTATGAAAGCCGCTTCTCACTGCGGTTTGTAAGCTCGACATTGGGGATTGAAAACCAGCAGCCTAACGGACCTGCAATCAGTTTTACAAATAACAACAATTCGATCAACATCCAGAACAACGAACACCGTTTCACAGTCAACAGCGTAGCCCTTTTCAATGTTTTGGGACAAAGCCTTGAAACGTGGGAAATGGACGGCAATAGTGATGCGCTGTTGCAAATCCCGGTAAAAAACCATGCTGCCGGCACATACATTGTAAAAATCAACACGTCTGCAGGAAGCTTCAGCAGGAAAATAGTGATGAAATAA